The Altererythrobacter sp. ZODW24 genome window below encodes:
- a CDS encoding glucoamylase family protein yields the protein MGAVHDTGFKPVLAARELAAQHIVALQTPDPIPVWDSVPAMRRWLDKARVACTDPPPNASKAAEWLLDNDYQIHRALRQIEQDLPQQFYRQLPALGEQDEGYPRVFALAHALLRSSHLQLTLATATDFIREYQSGAALTIAELWAFPTMLRIACVELLAASLTPLLDGAFDLPVHLSRFAADPQSLDATECTARSIANLGIISTIPWKDFFDRISLVEEELGNDPSGHYAVMDFDTRDRYRAAVEEIAEASHLSELKVASAAVRRAQTTGAEDVRHHVGYWLADKGRRELERDLGAAPSIKKRAARFIYDHPGKFYAATILFAGIGSLILPALYLTFVSASLGGWLAAMIACLLPASVLAITAVHWAITRLVPPSVLPKLDFTEGLPGDAPTAVVVPIIIGNTRDIQSLAEQLETHWLANVDPNLQIALLADLPDAPQELMPGDAALEQALTRAVETLNRRHVGGAHKPFHLFLRPRQYNPSEGCWMAWERKRGKLEQLNRLLVDGDGSGFSQYPDAKAAFRKTRYVVTVDADTLLPPGSVAKLVGTLAHPLNRARIDPDTGRIARGYALVQPRVEISPRAGIRTLFARLFTGETAIDIYSRAVSDVYQDLFGAGIFVGKGIYDVRAFHASVEGRIPDNRILSHDLFEGAHGRAALATDIVLYEDFPATYPEYARRLHRWIRGDWQLLPWLWHRVPGRDETRLRNHIAGIDRWKMLDNLRRSLIAPGLVVMALAGWFFLPGSPWFWTALVLLAPAGQLFTDLVSGLARGRRVGASYGLVARLSDQTGRWLLAMVTLLHEAILSVRAISVTQWRNFVSHRHLLEWTAAAQVAARMKDRSPRAMIWRDMGLSSALAIVIVFAIAVLRPAALAGATILLLPWIAAPEIMLWTGRPRRSATIPLLEGDAKYLRLLARRTWYYFESFAGPEDNWLPPDNYQGPPHEEIGHRTSPTNIGMLLMSTASAWDLGFLGRAEMLARGRTVFDALGKLDKYRGHFYNWYETLHLRPLEPRYVSTVDSGNLAVGLIAFAETLREAAGDTALEPQRWDGVQDLLRLMDQAGKELDDSGEFRRSIATMQAQVDQLKRQPQAQNSGLKSIEQNAFPALEELAERLTESAGDAAADQIGDLIAWLERLSHHIHEMRRDIGGLLNQEEALYLLADEAVGLAWAMDFAWLYDEEQRLFFIGYNVTTSQIDTHHYDLLASEARLASFFAIAKGDVPLEHWFHLERPVTRAAGGLSLVSWNGSMFEYLMPRLLLRSEPETLLGESERVAVEIQRRHGLEFGRPWGVSESAYSDRDPEQRYRYQAFGTPGLGLRRGLARYQVIAPYASALALAVAPGHATANLRALSALGAEQRYGMWEAVDYTPGRENNGTTFTPVIAYMAHHQGMTLCAIANALTDDRLVERFARDPQVRLVSLLLSERIPHELPPEISRLETLEAAPSAVQFAAIPPWKPVETPFPQVNLMGNGRLASWISAAGGGGLSWHGRALTRFVPDAARDADGIWIYLNDIESGALWSATRQPTGEPADEYNVLFQPHLTEFHRRGHGIDVRMEVGVGSGDDLEIRRVTLLNESDRPRKLRMTSYAEVVLAPSLEDERHPAFSKLFVSGEFVRRASGVLFRRRPRGYGDAPPTMLHYLIDEDGPLTQVRHEIDRRAFIGRNRSLRDPAGASQDLTGSEGFTLDPVAALQTDIDLEPGERRVFCFVTIASSTRESALEVAARHASLGAMEWVLGDAAAEESRAVGHARCEASDLPALQSLGSVLVHPHGALRCAPHRISENFLGQGALWGLALSGDLPILLLRASGAEQSLISQLVGAHQLWRRHGLQVDLVILQTNGSTYSEPMRGELTDLLNDIKASDMLGRNGGIHLLFADQIGGDQVRLLDGMAWAILEDNGTSLQSQLASASQFLKTQPPILPTLAEEPEIAAPATSRAGLIFENGIGGFTEDGRDYVINLAPGETTPAPWVNILANDRFGTLVTEAGGGFTWATNSGEYRLTGWTNDPVIDRATETLYLRDEETAAVWTVTPSPCGQDTACEVRHSAGYSQWRQSSHGLEQEQRVWVAADAPVKLIRLRLTNTSTLSRRLTATYFAEWLLGALPSIARRHVVCEFNDKAKTIFARNPWNADFSDRVVFLTASADPHGFTTDREEFLGRERDPARPAALDRWGLSGSQVAGRDTCAAYQVHIDLAPGETEEVVFVLGEGADKAEAVALAEQWRTGSTTADPDKAIIQKWDEILSRVNVETPDPAFDIMVNRWLIYQSVSSRILARTGFYQASGAFGFRDQLQDMLALLAFDPARVREHILECAAHQFEEGDVLHWWHPPEGRGVRTRCSDDLLWLPYATGSYVAATGDTSILHEVIPFLSAPELRDEEGDRYAQFEQRMPGAPLIDHCERALERVAYGSNGLPLIGAGDWNDGMDRIGREGRGESVWLAWFYSVTARMMADMDRRVGRIREADHWSERADMLMRNAEEAGWDGEWYRRAYDDAGHPLGSASEEECRIDSISQSWAAFAGANPKRVEQALTSAEDELIDRDAGLARLLWPPFDTGPRDPGYIKAYPPGIRENGGQYSHAAAWLGLALAQTGKSDAALEIFHMLSAVRRVDTPEAAEKYRTEPYAITADIGGAAPHRGKGGWSWYTGAAAWTWRLSVEGLLGLTLRDGALHIAPSIPADWPGFRATFRQGEATIAVSAERSNDAKGIALIVDGKPHDGVTVPFPSDGETRDVKVLLGKATPSETGDNA from the coding sequence ATGGGGGCGGTACACGACACCGGGTTCAAGCCGGTTTTGGCGGCGCGGGAACTGGCAGCGCAGCACATCGTCGCTTTGCAAACGCCTGATCCCATACCCGTATGGGACAGCGTTCCGGCGATGCGGCGATGGCTCGACAAGGCACGTGTTGCCTGCACCGATCCGCCGCCAAATGCTAGCAAAGCGGCAGAGTGGCTCCTCGATAATGACTATCAGATTCACCGTGCGCTTCGGCAAATCGAGCAAGATCTTCCGCAGCAATTCTACCGGCAACTTCCCGCTTTGGGCGAGCAAGATGAAGGCTACCCCCGCGTATTTGCTCTTGCGCATGCACTGCTCAGGTCGAGCCATCTGCAGCTGACGCTAGCGACAGCAACCGATTTCATCCGCGAGTATCAAAGCGGCGCAGCGCTAACTATCGCTGAACTTTGGGCTTTTCCGACCATGCTGCGCATTGCTTGCGTGGAGTTGCTGGCGGCATCACTTACCCCCCTGCTCGACGGCGCATTCGACCTGCCCGTTCACCTTTCGCGCTTCGCCGCAGATCCGCAATCGCTTGACGCTACCGAATGCACAGCACGTTCGATTGCCAATCTCGGAATCATTTCAACCATCCCGTGGAAGGACTTCTTTGATCGGATCAGTCTGGTTGAAGAGGAGCTCGGCAACGACCCCTCGGGGCATTACGCGGTGATGGATTTCGATACTCGTGATCGTTATCGCGCAGCGGTCGAGGAAATTGCCGAAGCAAGTCACCTTTCGGAACTGAAAGTGGCATCCGCGGCTGTACGCCGCGCTCAGACTACCGGCGCAGAAGATGTGCGCCACCATGTCGGCTATTGGCTGGCCGACAAAGGCAGGCGAGAACTAGAGCGCGATTTGGGAGCAGCCCCTTCGATCAAAAAGCGGGCGGCACGCTTTATCTATGATCATCCCGGCAAGTTCTATGCAGCCACTATATTGTTTGCCGGTATTGGCTCGCTAATCCTGCCAGCACTCTATCTCACTTTTGTCAGCGCCTCGTTGGGCGGATGGCTGGCAGCAATGATAGCCTGTCTACTCCCGGCCTCGGTCCTCGCCATCACTGCGGTCCACTGGGCGATTACCCGTCTGGTCCCTCCTTCGGTTCTTCCAAAACTGGACTTTACCGAGGGTTTGCCAGGGGATGCACCGACTGCCGTCGTGGTCCCGATCATTATCGGAAATACTCGTGATATTCAGAGTCTCGCGGAGCAATTGGAAACTCATTGGCTCGCCAATGTCGATCCAAATTTGCAGATCGCATTGTTGGCCGATTTGCCGGATGCGCCTCAGGAATTGATGCCCGGCGATGCTGCGTTGGAGCAAGCTTTGACGCGGGCAGTCGAGACCCTCAACCGCCGCCATGTCGGCGGGGCGCACAAACCTTTCCATCTCTTCTTGCGACCTCGCCAATACAATCCAAGTGAGGGATGCTGGATGGCGTGGGAGCGAAAGCGTGGCAAGTTAGAGCAGTTAAACAGGCTGCTTGTGGACGGCGACGGGTCAGGCTTTTCGCAATATCCAGATGCCAAGGCGGCGTTTCGCAAGACCCGCTATGTCGTGACAGTGGATGCCGATACATTGCTGCCGCCGGGCTCCGTCGCGAAACTGGTCGGGACGCTGGCGCATCCTCTCAACCGAGCGCGCATCGATCCTGATACAGGACGGATTGCTCGCGGCTATGCGCTGGTTCAGCCGCGTGTGGAAATTTCGCCCAGGGCGGGCATCCGCACGCTGTTTGCCCGGCTGTTCACTGGGGAAACGGCAATCGATATCTACAGCAGGGCGGTGTCCGACGTCTATCAGGACCTATTTGGTGCCGGCATTTTTGTCGGCAAAGGCATCTATGACGTGCGCGCCTTCCACGCGAGTGTCGAGGGAAGGATTCCTGACAACCGCATTCTTAGCCACGATCTCTTCGAAGGGGCGCATGGCCGCGCCGCGCTGGCGACAGACATCGTGCTCTATGAGGATTTTCCGGCAACCTATCCGGAATATGCTCGCCGCCTGCATCGCTGGATCCGAGGCGATTGGCAGCTTCTACCCTGGCTTTGGCACCGCGTGCCAGGGCGCGATGAAACGCGGCTGCGCAATCACATAGCCGGAATAGACCGGTGGAAGATGCTGGACAACCTGCGCCGGAGCCTGATTGCCCCTGGCCTGGTAGTGATGGCGTTGGCCGGGTGGTTCTTCTTGCCAGGCAGCCCGTGGTTTTGGACTGCTTTGGTATTATTGGCTCCCGCTGGACAGTTATTCACTGACCTCGTCAGCGGTTTGGCGCGGGGACGCCGTGTTGGAGCTAGCTACGGACTTGTCGCCCGCCTGAGCGATCAAACTGGTCGATGGTTGCTTGCGATGGTCACCTTGCTGCACGAGGCAATCTTATCCGTTCGCGCGATTAGCGTTACCCAATGGCGCAATTTCGTAAGTCACAGACACCTGCTCGAGTGGACGGCAGCAGCGCAGGTTGCCGCACGCATGAAGGATCGCAGCCCGCGTGCAATGATCTGGCGGGATATGGGACTGTCGTCGGCTCTCGCTATTGTCATCGTCTTTGCCATCGCAGTTCTGAGGCCTGCGGCTTTAGCCGGAGCGACAATACTGCTCCTTCCCTGGATTGCTGCACCCGAGATCATGCTGTGGACAGGCAGGCCGCGCCGGTCAGCCACCATTCCATTGCTGGAAGGCGACGCAAAGTACCTCCGTCTTCTGGCCCGCCGGACGTGGTACTATTTTGAAAGCTTTGCAGGCCCTGAAGACAATTGGCTGCCTCCTGACAATTATCAAGGTCCGCCACACGAGGAGATAGGTCATCGGACATCGCCGACCAATATTGGCATGCTGCTGATGTCGACGGCATCAGCCTGGGATCTCGGATTTCTCGGTCGAGCAGAAATGCTGGCGCGCGGCCGGACAGTCTTTGACGCTCTAGGCAAGCTGGATAAGTATCGAGGGCATTTCTACAATTGGTACGAGACGCTGCATCTTCGGCCACTCGAGCCACGCTATGTCTCGACTGTCGATAGCGGTAATCTAGCCGTCGGTTTAATTGCTTTCGCCGAAACGCTGCGCGAGGCGGCCGGCGATACAGCACTTGAGCCGCAGCGCTGGGACGGGGTGCAAGATCTGCTCAGACTGATGGACCAAGCTGGCAAAGAGCTGGACGACTCAGGCGAATTCCGCCGTTCAATAGCCACTATGCAAGCTCAGGTTGACCAATTGAAACGGCAACCTCAGGCGCAAAACTCAGGCTTGAAATCTATCGAACAGAACGCGTTTCCCGCTCTGGAAGAACTTGCCGAACGGTTAACAGAAAGCGCCGGTGACGCGGCAGCAGACCAGATCGGCGACCTCATTGCGTGGCTCGAACGGCTGAGCCACCACATCCACGAAATGCGGCGCGATATCGGCGGGTTGTTGAACCAAGAAGAAGCTCTTTACTTGCTTGCCGACGAAGCGGTCGGACTGGCGTGGGCGATGGATTTCGCTTGGCTGTATGATGAAGAGCAACGGTTGTTCTTCATCGGCTATAACGTCACAACCAGTCAGATCGACACCCATCATTACGATCTGCTTGCATCGGAAGCACGGCTGGCAAGCTTCTTCGCAATAGCCAAAGGCGATGTCCCGCTCGAACACTGGTTCCATCTCGAACGCCCGGTAACCCGCGCTGCGGGCGGGTTGTCGCTGGTGTCATGGAACGGGTCGATGTTTGAATATCTCATGCCGCGCCTCCTGCTCCGCAGCGAGCCGGAGACGTTGCTGGGCGAAAGCGAGCGGGTGGCGGTGGAAATCCAGCGCCGCCACGGACTGGAATTCGGACGGCCATGGGGTGTCTCTGAATCCGCCTATTCTGACAGAGATCCGGAGCAACGATACCGGTATCAGGCATTCGGCACTCCCGGACTGGGTCTTAGACGCGGATTAGCCAGATACCAGGTAATCGCACCCTATGCCTCGGCGCTGGCGCTGGCTGTCGCACCTGGTCATGCGACGGCCAACCTTCGCGCACTCTCTGCCCTCGGGGCGGAGCAGCGCTACGGTATGTGGGAAGCGGTCGACTATACGCCGGGCCGCGAAAACAATGGAACGACATTTACGCCAGTGATTGCCTACATGGCGCATCATCAGGGCATGACCCTGTGTGCGATAGCCAATGCGCTTACGGACGACCGTCTTGTGGAACGTTTCGCGCGCGATCCGCAGGTCCGGCTGGTTTCGCTGCTTCTAAGCGAGCGCATTCCACATGAGCTTCCGCCCGAGATCTCACGTCTGGAAACGCTAGAAGCCGCGCCTAGTGCGGTGCAGTTTGCCGCCATCCCGCCGTGGAAGCCCGTCGAGACGCCCTTCCCGCAGGTGAACCTGATGGGCAATGGCCGTCTGGCAAGCTGGATTTCCGCAGCGGGCGGCGGCGGTCTTTCATGGCATGGGCGAGCGTTGACGCGCTTTGTGCCCGACGCGGCCCGCGATGCCGACGGCATATGGATATATCTCAACGACATTGAGAGCGGCGCTCTTTGGTCCGCTACCCGTCAACCGACAGGCGAGCCAGCAGATGAATACAATGTGCTCTTCCAGCCTCATCTTACCGAATTTCACCGCCGCGGCCATGGCATCGATGTGCGCATGGAAGTCGGCGTGGGCAGCGGCGACGATCTCGAAATCCGCCGTGTCACCTTGCTCAATGAAAGTGATCGTCCTCGCAAGCTGCGGATGACAAGCTATGCAGAAGTGGTTCTCGCACCCTCACTCGAAGACGAGCGTCATCCCGCGTTTAGCAAGCTATTCGTAAGCGGCGAATTCGTACGAAGAGCAAGCGGAGTTTTGTTCCGGCGGCGTCCGCGAGGGTATGGCGATGCACCGCCTACCATGCTTCACTATCTGATCGACGAGGACGGACCGCTCACGCAAGTCCGCCATGAAATCGACCGGCGAGCCTTCATTGGACGCAATCGCAGTTTGCGGGACCCTGCAGGAGCGTCGCAGGACCTGACTGGCAGCGAGGGGTTCACCCTTGATCCTGTAGCTGCATTACAGACAGATATCGACCTGGAACCAGGCGAACGTCGCGTTTTCTGCTTCGTCACGATTGCCTCATCAACGCGCGAATCCGCGCTCGAGGTCGCGGCGCGCCATGCCTCGCTCGGCGCGATGGAATGGGTGTTGGGCGATGCGGCAGCGGAGGAATCTCGGGCGGTCGGCCATGCCAGATGCGAAGCTAGCGACCTGCCCGCGCTGCAGTCCCTTGGATCGGTGCTGGTGCATCCCCACGGCGCACTGCGCTGTGCGCCGCACCGGATAAGCGAGAATTTTCTGGGACAAGGTGCACTTTGGGGGCTAGCTCTATCTGGCGATCTACCGATCCTGCTATTGCGTGCTAGCGGCGCAGAGCAGTCTCTGATCAGCCAGCTTGTCGGGGCGCATCAGCTATGGCGGCGCCATGGTCTGCAAGTCGACTTAGTCATCCTACAAACAAACGGTTCAACATACTCTGAACCGATGCGCGGCGAACTTACAGATCTGCTAAATGATATCAAAGCCAGCGATATGCTGGGCCGGAATGGCGGCATACATTTGCTCTTTGCTGACCAGATCGGCGGCGATCAAGTTCGGCTGCTTGATGGAATGGCCTGGGCTATTCTCGAAGACAACGGAACCTCTTTGCAAAGTCAGCTGGCCAGCGCATCCCAGTTTCTCAAGACACAACCTCCAATCCTGCCGACCTTAGCCGAAGAGCCAGAGATAGCGGCACCAGCTACGAGCCGAGCCGGGCTTATATTCGAAAATGGCATTGGTGGTTTCACTGAAGATGGACGGGACTACGTAATTAATCTTGCGCCGGGCGAGACCACTCCTGCACCGTGGGTAAACATTTTGGCGAATGACCGTTTCGGAACGCTTGTTACCGAAGCGGGAGGAGGATTTACTTGGGCGACAAATAGCGGGGAATATCGCCTTACTGGTTGGACGAACGATCCAGTTATCGATCGCGCAACTGAAACGCTCTACCTGCGCGATGAAGAAACCGCAGCAGTCTGGACGGTGACCCCATCCCCATGCGGTCAGGACACCGCATGCGAGGTCCGCCACTCCGCCGGATATTCACAGTGGCGGCAGTCATCACACGGGCTGGAGCAAGAGCAGCGTGTTTGGGTAGCGGCAGATGCGCCGGTAAAATTAATCCGCCTACGGCTGACCAATACAAGCACTCTTTCCCGGCGGCTGACTGCGACTTATTTCGCTGAATGGTTGCTTGGTGCGCTGCCGAGCATCGCTCGCCGGCACGTCGTCTGCGAATTCAATGACAAAGCCAAGACCATCTTCGCCCGAAACCCGTGGAATGCCGATTTTTCAGATCGCGTCGTTTTCCTAACCGCCAGTGCAGATCCGCATGGCTTCACGACAGACCGCGAGGAGTTTCTTGGCCGCGAACGAGATCCCGCTCGGCCTGCCGCGCTGGACCGCTGGGGCCTGTCTGGCTCGCAGGTGGCCGGCCGCGATACCTGTGCAGCCTATCAGGTTCATATCGACCTCGCGCCGGGCGAAACGGAGGAGGTCGTGTTTGTTCTGGGAGAGGGGGCGGACAAGGCTGAAGCTGTTGCGCTGGCAGAGCAGTGGCGCACAGGAAGCACAACTGCCGATCCTGACAAGGCAATAATTCAGAAATGGGACGAAATCCTGAGCAGGGTAAACGTCGAAACTCCTGACCCTGCTTTCGATATCATGGTCAATCGCTGGTTGATCTATCAGAGCGTGTCGTCACGCATTCTCGCCCGAACTGGCTTCTATCAAGCCAGCGGCGCGTTCGGCTTTCGCGACCAGCTCCAGGACATGCTGGCCTTACTAGCATTCGATCCCGCCCGGGTTCGCGAGCACATTCTCGAATGCGCTGCTCATCAATTCGAAGAAGGTGACGTACTTCATTGGTGGCATCCTCCGGAAGGCCGCGGAGTGCGGACGCGCTGCTCCGATGACTTGCTATGGTTGCCTTACGCAACCGGAAGCTACGTTGCCGCGACCGGGGACACGTCGATCTTGCACGAGGTCATTCCATTCCTGTCGGCACCCGAGCTTCGCGATGAGGAAGGGGATCGCTACGCGCAATTCGAACAACGCATGCCTGGTGCGCCGCTGATTGATCACTGCGAACGCGCGCTGGAGCGGGTCGCCTATGGCAGCAACGGCTTACCGCTGATCGGCGCAGGTGACTGGAATGACGGTATGGACCGGATCGGCCGCGAAGGGCGCGGCGAAAGCGTGTGGCTGGCTTGGTTTTATTCAGTCACCGCCCGAATGATGGCGGATATGGACCGCCGAGTGGGCCGGATCCGGGAAGCAGATCATTGGAGCGAGCGCGCCGACATGCTCATGCGCAACGCTGAGGAAGCAGGCTGGGACGGCGAATGGTACCGCCGCGCCTATGACGATGCCGGCCATCCGCTCGGCTCGGCCAGCGAAGAAGAATGCCGGATCGATTCCATTTCCCAAAGTTGGGCGGCTTTCGCCGGAGCAAACCCGAAGCGAGTAGAACAGGCACTGACATCTGCCGAAGACGAGTTGATCGATAGAGACGCGGGCTTGGCGCGACTGCTATGGCCCCCCTTCGACACCGGACCGCGCGATCCGGGTTACATCAAAGCCTATCCGCCTGGAATCCGCGAGAATGGCGGGCAATATTCGCACGCCGCCGCCTGGTTGGGTCTCGCGTTGGCCCAGACCGGCAAGAGCGATGCAGCACTCGAGATTTTCCACATGCTCAGCGCGGTCAGGCGTGTCGATACGCCAGAAGCGGCGGAGAAATACCGCACCGAGCCCTATGCGATCACAGCCGACATAGGTGGTGCCGCCCCCCACCGCGGAAAAGGTGGCTGGAGCTGGTATACCGGCGCTGCCGCATGGACATGGCGCCTATCAGTGGAGGGGTTGCTCGGCCTGACCCTGCGCGATGGGGCGCTGCACATAGCCCCCTCAATCCCAGCCGATTGGCCCGGTTTCCGCGCTACATTCCGTCAGGGCGAAGCGACAATCGCTGTCAGCGCCGAGCGGTCGAACGACGCGAAAGGCATAGCACTCATCGTGGACGGCAAACCGCACGATGGAGTGACCGTTCCGTTTCCTTCCGATGGTGAAACGCGCGATGTCAAAGTGCTGCTTGGCAAGGCCACTCCATCCGAAACAGGAGATAACGCATGA
- the ppsA gene encoding phosphoenolpyruvate synthase has translation MTDPLVLDFTDVKRQDVARVGGKNASLGELIGALSPKGIAVPPGFATTADAFRLFISHNQLEAVISGHFEALSMSIQSLAETGDGIRKAIIKSDWPDELEHAIRDGYRDLSGKTGKAALAVAVRSSATAEDLPEASFAGQQETYLNISGEDALLKACKKCFASLYTDRAISYRAAHGFAEDAVALSIGVQQMVRADLAGSGVMFTVDTESGFPDVVMIDAALGLGENVVQGAVDPDSWQVFKPLLDEPSLCPIIAKQRGAKAVKMIYSEATGGTTANVETSKSERTAFVLTDGEVLQLARWGVTIEQHYGCAMDMEWAKDGPDGDLFIVQARPETVQSQAETGAIRSYSLGKTGNALVTGLAIGNGLASGRVCRIDSAADIADFVDGSILVTGTTDPDWVPIMQRAAAIVTDHGGRTSHAAIVAREFGLPAIVGASNATEILEAGQNVTVSCAAGEAGVVYDGIAEFSVTTLDVSALPATRTKVMLNLAEPSAASRWWRLPADGVGLTRMEFVIANEIKVHPMALAHYGELEDAAAKAEIDQLTAGYDDKGEYFVDHLARGLSRIAAVCHPNPVIVRMSDFKTNEYAGLVGGAAFEPDEENPMLGFRGASRYYSPRYRAGFALECRAIRRLRNDLGFTNVAVMIPFCRTLQEADRVLAVMEEEGVRRGDEGLEIYVMCEIPANVVLAGEFAQRFDGFSIGSNDLTQLTLGIDRDSELLADQFDERDPAVEWMIRHVIAEAHKHGTKVGLCGQAPSDHPDFAHFLVECEIDSISVTPDSFAAVKRHVADAEAEMATQTLSGAQTL, from the coding sequence ATGACTGATCCACTGGTGCTCGATTTTACTGATGTGAAACGTCAGGACGTCGCCCGAGTGGGGGGAAAGAATGCTTCACTTGGCGAACTGATCGGCGCGCTCTCGCCGAAAGGGATCGCCGTCCCGCCGGGCTTCGCGACCACCGCCGATGCATTTCGCCTGTTCATCAGCCACAACCAGCTCGAGGCAGTGATCAGCGGACACTTCGAGGCGCTGTCCATGAGTATCCAATCGCTCGCCGAAACAGGCGATGGCATCCGCAAAGCTATAATCAAGTCGGACTGGCCTGACGAACTCGAACACGCCATTCGCGATGGATACCGCGACTTGTCTGGAAAGACTGGCAAGGCCGCTCTCGCCGTTGCCGTCCGGTCCAGCGCGACTGCAGAGGATTTACCCGAAGCCAGTTTTGCCGGACAGCAGGAAACCTATCTCAATATCAGCGGCGAAGATGCCCTGCTCAAAGCCTGCAAGAAGTGTTTCGCCTCGCTATATACCGACCGCGCGATCAGCTACCGCGCGGCACATGGCTTTGCCGAGGATGCAGTGGCGCTATCAATTGGCGTTCAACAGATGGTCCGCGCCGATCTCGCCGGGTCGGGCGTGATGTTCACCGTCGATACCGAAAGCGGCTTTCCCGACGTAGTGATGATCGACGCGGCCTTGGGCCTCGGCGAAAACGTGGTCCAGGGTGCAGTCGATCCGGACAGCTGGCAGGTGTTCAAGCCGTTGCTGGACGAGCCGTCCCTCTGCCCGATCATAGCGAAGCAGCGCGGGGCGAAGGCCGTGAAAATGATCTATTCAGAAGCAACCGGCGGCACGACTGCCAATGTGGAAACCTCTAAAAGTGAACGGACAGCGTTTGTATTAACCGATGGCGAGGTTCTCCAGCTGGCGCGCTGGGGTGTCACAATCGAACAGCATTACGGCTGCGCGATGGATATGGAATGGGCAAAAGACGGTCCGGACGGCGATCTGTTCATTGTTCAGGCCCGACCGGAAACGGTCCAATCGCAGGCCGAGACCGGGGCAATCCGTTCCTACTCACTTGGAAAAACGGGCAACGCATTGGTGACCGGCCTCGCTATCGGGAACGGGCTCGCGAGTGGACGCGTTTGCCGGATCGATAGCGCTGCTGATATCGCTGACTTTGTCGACGGATCGATCCTCGTAACAGGAACCACTGATCCCGATTGGGTACCGATCATGCAGCGCGCCGCCGCTATAGTAACCGATCACGGCGGGCGCACTTCACATGCTGCAATAGTCGCACGCGAATTTGGTCTTCCGGCGATTGTCGGGGCGAGCAACGCAACTGAAATACTGGAGGCCGGCCAAAACGTCACAGTCAGCTGTGCGGCAGGCGAGGCAGGCGTGGTATATGACGGCATCGCCGAGTTTTCAGTTACGACGCTCGACGTCTCGGCCCTACCCGCGACACGCACCAAAGTGATGCTGAATCTGGCCGAACCATCCGCTGCCAGTCGTTGGTGGCGCTTACCTGCCGACGGCGTAGGGTTGACGCGAATGGAGTTTGTAATCGCCAACGAAATCAAAGTGCATCCGATGGCACTGGCGCACTATGGCGAACTGGAAGATGCGGCCGCAAAGGCGGAGATCGACCAGCTGACTGCTGGCTACGACGACAAAGGAGAGTATTTTGTCGATCACCTCGCACGCGGCCTCTCGCGTATTGCAGCCGTCTGTCATCCGAATCCGGTGATCGTGCGTATGAGCGATTTCAAAACCAACGAATATGCCGGTTTAGTTGGAGGGGCCGCATTTGAACCTGATGAGGAGAACCCCATGCTCGGGTTCCGCGGCGCCTCGCGCTATTATTCTCCGCGCTACCGGGCCGGATTTGCGCTCGAATGTCGCGCAATCCGGCGGCTCCGCAATGATCTGGGTTTCACCAATGTCGCCGTGATGATTCCCTTCTGTCGCACTCTGCAAGAGGCTGACCGCGTACTGGCAGTTATGGAAGAGGAAGGTGTGCGGCGCGGCGACGAAGGGCTGGAAATCTATGTTATGTGCGAAATCCCGGCCAATGTCGTGCTGGCTGGCGAATTCGCACAAAGGTTCGATGGATTTTCCATCGGCAGCAACGATCTTACCCAGTTGACGCTAGGCATAGACCGCGATTCCGAGTTGCTGGCTGACCAGTTCGACGAGCGCGATCCAGCTGTCGAATGGATGATCCGTCATGTGATCGCCGAGGCACACAAGCACGGCACCAAGGTTGGACTGTGCGGTCAGGCGCCGAGCGACCATCCAGACTTTGCGCACTTTCTGGTCGAATGCGAGATCGATTCCATCTCGGTCACGCCCGACAGTTTTGCCGCTGTCAAACGCCATGTTGCCGACGCGGAAGCAGAAATGGCGACCCAAACCTTATCGGGAGCACAAACCTTATGA